One genomic region from Vibrio cyclitrophicus encodes:
- the degS gene encoding outer membrane-stress sensor serine endopeptidase DegS: MLSFLFRSISLGLVSAALILLAFPSLRSGIVSDVTTPKVDNIASLQISFNQAVRRAAPAVVNIYSRKYAESDRNKLLTQGLGSGVIVSEKGYIITNFHVVAQADQIVVALQDGRVAAAQLVGSDKRTDIAILRVSGDNLPVIPLNPSYKANVGDVVLAIGNPYNLGQTTTFGIISATGRSSISADGHQAFIQTDAAINEGNSGGALVNSQGELVGINTASFQQATDMETYGISFAIPYPLANKIMEKIIADGRVIRGYIGIDGQDINSVTSRLLGNKNIGGIVVLGIDPNGPAADAGFEAQDIIISINNTQINGRQSVMDIVTDLRPGTVIEVGILRQGENKTLKVTIAEDTRL; encoded by the coding sequence TGTCCTTTCTATTTCGTTCTATTTCCCTTGGACTTGTTTCAGCGGCGCTTATTCTTCTCGCATTTCCGAGTTTAAGATCAGGCATTGTTTCTGACGTCACCACCCCTAAAGTGGATAATATCGCCTCTCTTCAGATTTCATTTAACCAAGCAGTACGCCGTGCAGCACCTGCTGTTGTGAATATCTATAGCCGTAAATACGCAGAGAGCGATCGCAACAAACTGCTGACTCAAGGCTTAGGGTCAGGAGTCATTGTCAGCGAAAAAGGCTACATCATTACCAACTTCCACGTTGTAGCTCAAGCTGACCAAATTGTAGTAGCACTTCAAGATGGACGAGTCGCTGCCGCGCAATTAGTCGGTTCTGATAAACGCACCGATATCGCAATACTTAGAGTCAGTGGTGACAACCTACCCGTGATTCCACTCAATCCAAGTTACAAGGCCAATGTCGGTGATGTGGTTCTGGCGATCGGTAACCCATACAACCTAGGTCAAACGACCACTTTTGGCATTATCTCAGCTACGGGCCGATCTTCGATCAGTGCTGACGGCCATCAAGCCTTTATCCAAACCGATGCTGCGATCAATGAAGGTAACTCAGGGGGAGCACTCGTCAACTCACAAGGCGAACTAGTCGGTATCAATACCGCGTCTTTCCAGCAAGCCACAGACATGGAAACCTACGGGATTTCATTTGCTATCCCCTACCCACTGGCCAATAAAATCATGGAAAAGATCATTGCAGATGGTCGTGTAATTCGTGGCTACATTGGTATTGACGGGCAAGACATCAACTCAGTAACGTCACGCTTACTTGGCAATAAGAACATTGGTGGCATTGTCGTATTAGGCATTGACCCGAACGGCCCTGCAGCAGATGCTGGTTTTGAAGCACAAGATATAATTATCAGTATCAATAATACCCAAATTAACGGGAGACAGAGCGTGATGGATATTGTTACTGATCTTCGACCGGGTACGGTGATTGAGGTTGGTATATTGCGCCAAGGAGAGAACAAAACTCTCAAGGTTACGATAGCGGAAGATACTCGCTTGTAG
- a CDS encoding IS4 family transposase — translation MLSHWLIDVDDFANPESLSLFQKDLPLDWINQALSETNKASMRRRKLPAELVVWLVVGIGLYRDRPITDVLDKLDLKLSNSLGETIAPSAIPQARKRLTAKPLESLFSITAKHWTQSEDAGDKWNGLSLFSIDGTQFRTHDNPSLAEHYQYVYYRKDRHTEYPIVRMCALTSLRSRLIHDVAFGESSKGEISYAKDLISSAVPNSLTIFDRCYLSAELMLNWQQEHGTSHWMTPIKSNVKYKIIEQLDDDGRDLIVEMKVSPQARKQDPSLPETWKARLALYPDDGEQQPNHIQGLLTSLTDSKYSLKSLLDVYFERWEIENSYGEIKHDMLEDEILLRSQSVEGVKQEIWGILIAYNLIRLEISRIAKEAEVSPLRISFTMALRDIQDELMWCAIASPGSVPKKLRAMRERVKRYILPEKQKRPKDRTVRFSKTRYTVRSKHLK, via the coding sequence ATGTTGTCACACTGGTTAATCGATGTTGACGATTTTGCTAATCCAGAATCTCTTTCTTTGTTCCAAAAAGACCTTCCGCTAGATTGGATAAACCAAGCTTTATCTGAAACGAACAAAGCGAGTATGCGCCGTAGAAAGTTACCTGCCGAACTTGTTGTATGGTTAGTCGTTGGTATTGGTCTATACCGAGATAGACCAATTACTGATGTACTCGATAAACTCGACCTCAAATTGTCTAATTCATTGGGTGAAACGATTGCACCTAGTGCAATTCCTCAGGCAAGAAAACGCCTCACCGCTAAACCTTTAGAGTCATTATTCTCAATTACAGCAAAGCACTGGACACAGTCGGAAGATGCGGGTGATAAATGGAATGGTTTGAGCCTATTTTCAATTGATGGCACACAGTTTAGAACTCACGATAACCCAAGCTTAGCTGAGCATTATCAATATGTTTACTACCGGAAAGACAGGCACACTGAATATCCAATCGTTCGAATGTGCGCACTCACATCACTACGGAGTCGGCTTATTCATGATGTGGCTTTTGGGGAAAGTTCTAAAGGTGAAATTAGCTATGCAAAAGATTTAATTTCATCAGCTGTCCCGAATTCATTGACCATTTTTGACCGTTGCTACCTGAGCGCAGAGCTTATGCTTAACTGGCAACAAGAACATGGAACAAGCCACTGGATGACGCCAATAAAGTCGAATGTGAAATATAAAATCATCGAGCAACTCGATGATGATGGGCGAGATCTGATTGTAGAGATGAAAGTCTCTCCACAAGCTAGAAAGCAAGACCCGAGCCTCCCGGAAACGTGGAAAGCTCGGCTGGCTCTATACCCCGATGATGGTGAACAACAACCCAATCATATACAAGGGCTGCTGACTTCTCTAACAGATAGCAAATACAGTTTAAAATCATTATTAGACGTGTACTTCGAAAGGTGGGAAATCGAGAATAGTTATGGCGAGATTAAGCATGACATGCTTGAAGATGAAATTCTGCTCCGCAGTCAATCTGTAGAGGGTGTAAAGCAAGAGATATGGGGTATCCTTATCGCGTATAACTTAATCCGTCTGGAGATTAGCCGAATAGCAAAAGAGGCTGAAGTCTCACCACTTAGGATAAGCTTTACGATGGCACTTCGAGATATTCAAGATGAGCTAATGTGGTGTGCTATCGCCTCCCCAGGTTCGGTTCCCAAAAAGCTGCGAGCTATGAGAGAGCGAGTGAAACGTTATATTTTGCCCGAAAAACAAAAACGGCCCAAAGATAGGACCGTTCGTTTTAGTAAGACTCGCTACACTGTGCGATCTAAACACCTTAAATGA
- the parC gene encoding DNA topoisomerase IV subunit A, which translates to MSNEITYDGVEQLPMRKFTEDAYLNYSMYVIMDRALPYIGDGLKPVQRRIIYAMSELGLSAASKYKKSARTVGDVLGKYHPHGDSACYEAMVLMAQPFSYRYPLVDGQGNWGAPDDPKSFAAMRYTEAKLSKFAEVLLGELGQGTVDWQPNFDGTMKEPQMLPARLPHILLNGITGIAVGMATDIPPHNVREVADAAIHLIDTPKAELPDVMGFIQGPDYPTEAEIISPKSDIEKIYRTGRGSIKMRAVWHKEGSDIVITALPHQVSGAKLLEQIANQMRAKKLPMVDDLRDESDHENPTRIVVVPRSNRIDCDQLMSHLFASTDLEKNFRVNLNMIGLDSRPQVKGLVQILKEWIEFRRTTVRRRLQYRLDKVLARLHILEGLLAAYLNIDEVIEIIRTEDEPCPVLMSRFNISEIQANAILDIKLRNLAKLEEFKIRAEQEELEAEREKLEKLLGSERRLNTLIKKEIQADADKYGDDRRSPLIERAEAKALTERDLVPSEPITVVLSEKGWIRHAKGHEVDAEGLNYKSGDKFLASAKGKSNQQAVFLGSDGRSYSLESHSLPSARSQGEPITGRLNVSPGTSIRQVVMGENEQLWLVGSDAGYGFVCKGSDLLSKNKSGKALVNLPQASEVMLPSPIADLDTNQILAITNQGRMLLFPIKDLPQLSKGKGNKIINIPSAKAKEREEFVSHLMAIPENATLTIYAGKRKLGLKPADLENFRGERGRRGGLLPRGLQRVTRIDIEAPSES; encoded by the coding sequence ATGTCTAACGAAATTACATATGATGGTGTTGAACAACTGCCGATGCGCAAGTTCACTGAAGACGCCTATTTAAATTACTCAATGTACGTGATCATGGATCGTGCATTGCCATATATCGGTGATGGCTTAAAGCCAGTACAGCGTCGTATTATCTATGCGATGTCAGAACTCGGCTTATCAGCTGCATCGAAATATAAAAAATCAGCTCGTACCGTTGGTGACGTGTTAGGTAAGTATCACCCACACGGTGATTCTGCTTGTTACGAAGCGATGGTATTGATGGCACAACCTTTCTCTTACCGCTATCCATTGGTAGATGGTCAAGGTAACTGGGGTGCTCCGGATGACCCGAAATCGTTCGCTGCAATGCGTTATACCGAAGCGAAATTATCTAAGTTTGCTGAGGTTCTTCTAGGTGAGCTAGGTCAAGGCACCGTTGATTGGCAACCCAACTTTGATGGCACGATGAAAGAGCCTCAAATGTTGCCAGCTCGCCTGCCTCATATCCTGCTTAACGGCATCACTGGTATTGCGGTTGGTATGGCGACCGACATCCCCCCTCACAATGTCCGTGAAGTGGCGGATGCAGCGATTCATTTGATTGACACGCCGAAAGCAGAGCTTCCTGATGTGATGGGTTTCATTCAAGGCCCTGATTACCCGACAGAGGCTGAAATTATTTCGCCAAAGTCGGACATCGAAAAGATCTATCGCACTGGACGTGGCAGCATTAAGATGCGCGCGGTTTGGCACAAGGAAGGCTCTGATATTGTTATCACGGCTCTTCCTCATCAAGTGTCAGGTGCTAAGTTACTTGAGCAAATTGCTAACCAGATGCGCGCTAAGAAGCTGCCAATGGTTGACGACTTGCGTGATGAATCTGATCACGAGAACCCAACGCGTATCGTCGTGGTTCCTCGTTCGAACCGTATCGACTGTGATCAACTGATGAGTCACTTGTTCGCTTCGACGGATCTAGAGAAGAACTTCCGCGTTAACTTGAACATGATTGGTTTAGACAGTCGCCCTCAAGTTAAAGGCCTGGTTCAAATTCTGAAAGAGTGGATTGAGTTCCGCCGTACAACGGTTCGCCGCCGTCTTCAGTACCGTTTAGATAAAGTACTGGCACGTTTGCACATCTTAGAAGGTTTGCTTGCTGCTTATCTTAATATCGATGAAGTCATTGAGATCATTCGTACAGAAGACGAACCATGTCCTGTATTGATGAGCCGTTTCAATATTTCTGAAATTCAAGCCAATGCGATTCTTGATATTAAACTTCGTAACTTAGCTAAGTTAGAAGAGTTTAAGATTCGAGCTGAACAAGAAGAGCTTGAAGCTGAACGTGAAAAGCTTGAGAAGCTACTTGGTTCAGAGCGTCGCTTGAATACACTAATCAAAAAAGAGATCCAAGCAGATGCGGATAAATACGGCGATGATCGTCGTTCTCCGTTGATTGAACGTGCTGAAGCGAAAGCGCTAACAGAACGCGACTTAGTACCAAGCGAGCCAATCACGGTTGTGTTGTCTGAGAAAGGTTGGATTCGTCATGCTAAAGGGCATGAAGTTGATGCCGAAGGCTTGAACTACAAATCTGGTGATAAATTCTTGGCGAGCGCTAAGGGTAAGAGTAACCAACAAGCGGTATTCCTGGGCAGTGATGGTCGAAGTTACTCCCTTGAGTCTCATTCATTACCGTCGGCTCGAAGCCAAGGTGAGCCTATTACAGGTCGCCTGAACGTCAGCCCTGGCACTTCGATTCGCCAAGTGGTGATGGGAGAGAATGAGCAGCTATGGTTAGTGGGTTCTGATGCTGGGTACGGTTTTGTTTGTAAAGGCAGTGATTTATTGTCTAAGAACAAGAGTGGTAAAGCGTTAGTTAACTTGCCACAAGCTTCTGAAGTGATGTTGCCAAGCCCGATTGCTGACTTGGATACTAACCAGATTCTGGCGATTACTAATCAAGGCCGCATGTTGTTGTTCCCGATTAAAGACCTACCTCAGTTGAGTAAAGGTAAGGGTAACAAGATCATCAACATTCCTTCTGCGAAAGCAAAAGAGCGTGAAGAGTTTGTCTCGCATTTAATGGCTATCCCTGAGAATGCAACGCTAACTATCTACGCGGGTAAACGTAAGCTTGGCTTGAAACCTGCAGATCTTGAAAACTTCCGTGGTGAGCGTGGCCGTCGTGGAGGGTTGCTGCCAAGAGGTCTACAGCGAGTGACTCGCATCGATATCGAAGCTCCTAGCGAATCATAA
- the parE gene encoding DNA topoisomerase IV subunit B: MTEQYNAKDLEVLEGLDPVRHRPGMYTETERPNHLAQEVIDNSVDEALAGHAKKIKVVLHADQSLEVTDDGRGMPVDIHPEKGISGVELILTKLHSGGKFSNNNYKFSGGLHGVGISVVNALSKRVEVTVRRDGQVHEIALEGGHAVTDLTVTGTCGHRNTGTTVHFWPDPKYFDSSKFSTLRLINNLRAKAVLCPGLEITFVDKVGGEEHKWFYEDGLKDYLAEGVKGYTLLPEDPYVGEFVAETEMANWAIIWQPEGGDMITESYVNLVPTKQGGTHVNGLRQGLLDAMREFCEFRNLLPRGVKLTGDDIFDRCSYVLSVKMQDPQFAGQTKERLSSRQTAAFVSGVVKDAFSLWLNEKPQLAEQLAEACIANAHRRMRASKKVVRKKIASGPALPGKLTDCSVQDLSRTEIFFVEGDSAGGSAKQARDREFQAVMPLRGKILNTWEVSADQVLASQEVHDISVALGIDPDNDDLSGLRYGKICILADADSDGLHIATLLCALFTRHFHALVEAGHIYVAMPPLYRIDCGKEVFYALDDAEKDGVLERLSQKKAKINVQRFKGLGEMNPLQLRETTMDPNTRRLVQLTIDDNEATNEMMDMLLGKKRADDRRTWLQTNGDMAEV; this comes from the coding sequence ATGACTGAACAATATAATGCAAAAGACCTCGAGGTACTTGAAGGTCTCGATCCGGTGCGACACCGCCCGGGAATGTATACCGAGACAGAAAGACCCAACCACCTTGCCCAAGAAGTCATTGATAACTCGGTCGATGAAGCATTAGCGGGACACGCTAAGAAAATCAAAGTTGTGCTTCATGCTGACCAATCGTTAGAAGTTACCGATGATGGCCGTGGTATGCCTGTTGATATCCACCCTGAAAAAGGGATCTCAGGTGTTGAGCTGATTTTAACTAAGCTCCACTCTGGCGGTAAATTCTCAAACAACAACTACAAGTTTTCTGGTGGTTTGCACGGTGTAGGTATCTCGGTCGTAAACGCGCTGTCAAAACGTGTTGAAGTAACGGTTCGTCGTGATGGTCAAGTGCATGAGATCGCCCTTGAAGGTGGTCATGCTGTTACTGACCTGACAGTGACAGGAACTTGTGGTCACCGCAATACTGGTACTACGGTGCATTTCTGGCCGGATCCAAAGTATTTCGATAGCTCTAAATTTTCGACACTTCGTCTTATCAATAACCTACGAGCAAAAGCGGTACTTTGCCCTGGTTTAGAAATTACCTTTGTTGATAAAGTTGGTGGTGAAGAGCATAAATGGTTCTATGAAGATGGTCTAAAAGACTATCTAGCTGAGGGCGTAAAAGGTTACACCTTATTGCCTGAAGACCCATATGTTGGTGAGTTCGTTGCGGAAACGGAAATGGCTAACTGGGCAATCATTTGGCAGCCAGAAGGCGGTGATATGATCACCGAGAGTTACGTGAACTTAGTACCAACCAAGCAAGGTGGTACGCACGTAAATGGTCTTCGTCAAGGTTTGCTTGATGCAATGCGTGAGTTCTGTGAATTCCGTAACCTACTACCACGTGGCGTTAAGCTAACGGGTGATGACATCTTCGATCGCTGTTCATACGTACTATCGGTGAAGATGCAAGATCCGCAGTTTGCTGGTCAAACAAAAGAGCGTCTATCTTCTCGTCAAACCGCAGCGTTTGTTTCTGGTGTTGTAAAAGATGCCTTCAGCCTATGGTTGAATGAAAAACCGCAACTGGCAGAGCAATTGGCTGAAGCTTGTATTGCCAATGCTCACCGCCGTATGCGCGCGAGTAAGAAAGTTGTTCGTAAAAAGATCGCATCTGGCCCAGCGTTGCCGGGTAAATTAACTGACTGCTCAGTTCAAGATTTAAGTCGCACCGAAATCTTCTTCGTGGAAGGGGATTCGGCGGGTGGTTCTGCTAAGCAAGCTCGTGATCGTGAGTTCCAAGCGGTAATGCCACTGCGTGGTAAAATCCTAAATACATGGGAAGTGTCAGCAGACCAAGTCTTGGCTTCACAAGAAGTACACGATATCTCGGTTGCTCTGGGTATCGACCCTGATAACGATGACTTGTCGGGCCTGCGTTACGGTAAGATCTGTATCCTTGCCGATGCGGACTCGGATGGTCTTCATATCGCGACACTGCTATGTGCACTGTTTACTCGCCATTTCCATGCTCTGGTTGAAGCGGGTCATATCTATGTGGCAATGCCTCCTCTGTATCGTATCGATTGCGGTAAAGAAGTGTTCTACGCACTCGATGACGCAGAGAAAGATGGTGTGCTTGAGCGACTATCGCAGAAGAAAGCCAAGATTAACGTGCAACGATTCAAAGGTCTGGGTGAAATGAACCCACTTCAGTTGCGTGAAACCACCATGGATCCAAACACTCGTCGCCTTGTTCAATTAACGATTGATGATAACGAAGCAACCAACGAGATGATGGACATGCTGCTTGGTAAGAAGCGTGCAGATGATCGCCGTACATGGCTACAGACTAACGGTGATATGGCCGAGGTATAA
- the yqiA gene encoding esterase YqiA — translation MSGSNHQVAKPSLLLYIHGFNSSSRSHKANVMANYCAEHRADIKVVTPQLPSFPQQAALHLQQLVEQYKEQYQIALVGSSLGGYLSTWLNSHYGFKAVVVNPAVKPYELLADYLGEQVNPYTHERYVLETKHIDELKALEVPALSQPSDFWLLQQTEDEVLDYRQAVEKYQGATQTIEKGGDHSFVDFERYPQQIITFLDL, via the coding sequence ATGTCCGGTTCTAATCATCAAGTCGCTAAGCCATCATTGCTTCTCTATATTCATGGGTTTAACAGTTCATCTCGTTCTCATAAAGCGAATGTGATGGCTAATTACTGTGCGGAGCATCGGGCTGATATTAAAGTCGTCACTCCTCAACTGCCGAGTTTCCCTCAGCAAGCGGCACTTCATCTGCAACAGCTGGTGGAACAATATAAAGAGCAATATCAGATTGCATTGGTCGGTAGCTCATTGGGTGGCTATCTTTCAACATGGCTGAATAGTCATTATGGTTTTAAAGCGGTTGTTGTAAATCCAGCAGTGAAGCCGTATGAGCTTCTTGCCGACTATTTGGGTGAACAAGTAAACCCATACACACATGAGCGATATGTACTGGAAACAAAGCATATTGATGAACTGAAGGCGTTAGAGGTTCCGGCTCTTTCTCAGCCGAGTGATTTCTGGTTACTTCAGCAAACGGAAGATGAAGTTCTGGATTATCGACAAGCTGTCGAAAAGTACCAAGGTGCAACACAAACAATAGAAAAGGGTGGGGATCATAGCTTTGTTGATTTTGAGCGTTACCCACAACAAATCATTACTTTTTTAGATTTATAA
- the cpdA gene encoding 3',5'-cyclic-AMP phosphodiesterase, with translation MELSHTSKFDESSIKLVQLTDTHLFAPSNGSLLSINTQDSFRAVVDGIVNQGFDYEAILATGDISQDHSAESYQKFESGIQPLEKPCYWLPGNHDFKPNMGSVLPSPQIQCVDHVLLGDNWQMVMLDSQVVGVPHGRLSDQQLDLLEKKLIEFPERNTLVLLHHHPLLVGSAWLDQHNLKDADQFWDVVQQHTNVKAVLCGHVHQDMNRDHHGVQVMATPSTCVQFKPNSDDFAVDTLSPGWREIELHQDGTVSTQVRRLPNGQFLPDFEAGGY, from the coding sequence TTGGAATTATCACACACTTCAAAATTTGATGAGAGCAGTATTAAGCTTGTACAGCTAACGGACACGCATTTGTTTGCGCCGAGCAATGGCAGCTTATTAAGCATCAATACTCAAGATAGCTTTCGTGCTGTAGTTGATGGCATTGTTAACCAAGGCTTCGATTATGAGGCGATCTTGGCGACGGGTGATATCTCTCAAGATCACAGTGCTGAGTCGTATCAAAAATTTGAATCAGGTATTCAACCTCTGGAAAAGCCATGTTATTGGTTGCCAGGAAATCATGATTTCAAGCCTAATATGGGCAGTGTCTTACCATCACCTCAAATACAGTGCGTTGACCATGTCTTACTGGGTGATAACTGGCAGATGGTGATGCTGGACTCGCAAGTGGTTGGTGTGCCTCATGGGCGTCTAAGCGATCAACAACTTGATCTGTTAGAAAAAAAATTGATCGAATTCCCTGAGCGTAATACCTTGGTTTTACTGCACCACCACCCGTTATTAGTGGGCAGCGCATGGCTGGATCAACATAACCTAAAAGATGCGGATCAATTTTGGGATGTGGTTCAGCAGCATACCAATGTCAAAGCGGTACTGTGTGGCCACGTTCATCAAGACATGAATCGAGATCATCATGGTGTGCAAGTCATGGCAACCCCGTCGACTTGTGTGCAATTCAAACCTAATTCAGATGACTTTGCCGTTGATACATTGTCTCCGGGTTGGAGAGAGATTGAATTACATCAAGATGGCACAGTAAGTACTCAAGTGCGCCGCTTGCCTAATGGGCAGTTCTTACCTGATTTTGAAGCGGGTGGTTATTGA
- a CDS encoding DUF1249 family protein, translating to MPNIAVKKPYHVDLAELMRVYETNYAKLNALLPVGHEVGDVRCYQAVNMVYQLTVNEVTKYTTLIDICQSDETPVFPLPKMSVRLYHDARVAEVCASGDFSRVKAKYDYPNTKLLQKDEKFQLNKFLGEWLTFCLKTGISRSPIPF from the coding sequence ATGCCAAATATAGCAGTCAAGAAACCGTATCATGTTGATCTTGCTGAACTGATGCGAGTTTACGAGACTAACTATGCCAAGCTTAACGCTCTGTTACCGGTAGGGCATGAGGTTGGTGATGTTCGCTGTTACCAAGCCGTTAATATGGTGTATCAATTGACAGTGAATGAGGTCACAAAATACACCACATTAATAGACATATGTCAGAGTGACGAGACGCCAGTGTTTCCTTTGCCAAAAATGTCTGTCAGGCTATATCACGACGCTCGAGTTGCAGAAGTGTGCGCTAGCGGGGATTTTTCACGAGTCAAAGCGAAATATGACTATCCCAACACTAAGCTTCTGCAAAAGGATGAGAAATTTCAGTTGAACAAATTTCTTGGAGAATGGTTAACGTTTTGTTTAAAAACGGGTATCAGCCGTTCGCCAATTCCTTTTTAA
- the nudF gene encoding ADP-ribose diphosphatase, translating to MQQYDNQRHEFTPQDVEIVSKETLFRGFFKMVKYTFKHKLFEGGWSQPIEREMFERGHAAALLPYDPIRDEVVIVEQIRVGALEHENPWQYEIVAGIIDTNESSQDVARREAMEEAGVEVGSVLPITSYYPSSGGCSEKLDVFVGCVDATTAKGVHGLDYEGEDIRVQVMTRDAAYQLVKEGVFENGATIIALQWLQLNYQELQSEWID from the coding sequence ATGCAACAGTATGATAATCAACGACACGAGTTTACTCCTCAAGATGTGGAAATAGTCTCAAAAGAGACGCTGTTTCGTGGTTTTTTCAAAATGGTTAAATACACATTTAAACATAAGCTGTTTGAGGGGGGCTGGAGCCAACCTATAGAACGCGAGATGTTTGAACGTGGTCATGCTGCCGCTTTGTTACCTTATGATCCTATTCGTGACGAAGTGGTGATCGTAGAACAGATCCGTGTCGGCGCTCTAGAGCATGAGAACCCTTGGCAATATGAAATTGTGGCCGGGATCATTGATACGAACGAATCATCACAAGATGTTGCTCGTCGTGAAGCGATGGAAGAAGCGGGCGTTGAAGTCGGATCTGTATTGCCTATCACTTCGTATTACCCTTCATCTGGCGGTTGTTCAGAAAAGCTCGACGTCTTTGTTGGCTGTGTTGATGCAACCACAGCAAAAGGTGTACACGGTTTAGATTACGAAGGTGAAGATATTCGCGTACAAGTGATGACTCGCGATGCGGCTTATCAGTTAGTAAAAGAGGGTGTGTTTGAAAATGGGGCCACAATTATTGCGCTGCAGTGGCTACAATTGAACTACCAAGAATTACAGTCAGAGTGGATAGATTAA
- the tolC gene encoding outer membrane channel protein TolC, producing the protein MKKLLPLFISAAIGSLSSSAFADTLAEVYDQAKQNDPQLLRSAAQRDAAFEAVTSSRSSLLPQINLTAGYNLTRGDTDFDSASTRDNDQNALTAGISFSQELYQRSSWITLDTAEKTARQSDSAYAAEQQALILRVATAYFEVLRAQDNLEFVRAEKAAVARQLEQTKQRFEVGLSAITDVHDAQAQYDAVLADEVLAENTLINNYEGLREITGQEHSNLSILDTDRFSASKSSESAIALVEQAEQKNLSLLAARISQDIAKDNISLQSSGHLPSLTLDGGYDYTDIGSSATSDGTTNNFNVGVNLNVPLYTGGSTTSLTKQAEYNYVAASEDLEATYRSVVKDVRAFNNNITASIGALRAYEQSVVSAQSALEATEAGFDVGTRTIVDVLDSTRRLYDANKNLSDARYNYILSVLQLRQAVGTLSEQDIVDVNAGLKVASK; encoded by the coding sequence ATGAAAAAACTGCTTCCACTATTTATCAGTGCAGCAATTGGCAGCCTGAGTTCGTCAGCTTTCGCTGATACGCTAGCTGAAGTTTACGACCAAGCAAAACAGAACGATCCACAACTTCTTCGTTCAGCAGCGCAGCGCGATGCCGCTTTTGAAGCAGTAACGTCAAGCCGTAGCTCTTTATTACCGCAAATCAATTTGACAGCTGGGTACAACCTTACTCGTGGTGATACAGATTTCGATTCAGCATCGACTCGCGATAATGACCAGAATGCTCTAACAGCTGGTATTAGCTTTTCTCAAGAACTATACCAACGTTCTTCTTGGATCACGCTAGATACAGCAGAAAAAACAGCTCGTCAATCTGATTCAGCGTATGCAGCAGAGCAACAAGCTTTGATCCTGCGTGTAGCAACAGCATACTTCGAAGTACTGCGTGCTCAAGATAACCTAGAGTTCGTTCGTGCAGAAAAAGCAGCGGTTGCGCGCCAACTAGAACAAACAAAACAGCGCTTTGAAGTAGGTCTTTCAGCAATCACCGATGTACATGATGCGCAAGCTCAATACGATGCCGTTTTAGCTGATGAAGTTTTAGCAGAGAACACTCTGATTAATAACTACGAAGGTCTACGTGAGATTACAGGTCAAGAACACTCTAACCTAAGCATCCTAGACACTGACCGTTTCTCAGCAAGCAAATCTTCTGAGTCTGCGATTGCACTGGTTGAACAAGCTGAGCAAAAAAACCTTAGTCTACTTGCTGCTCGTATCTCTCAAGACATAGCTAAAGACAACATTTCACTACAGAGCTCAGGTCATCTACCATCTCTAACTCTTGATGGTGGATACGACTATACTGATATTGGTTCAAGTGCTACTTCTGACGGTACCACAAACAACTTCAATGTTGGCGTTAACTTAAATGTACCTCTATACACGGGTGGTAGCACAACTTCTTTGACTAAACAGGCTGAATACAACTACGTTGCAGCAAGTGAAGATCTAGAAGCAACTTACCGTAGCGTTGTAAAAGACGTACGTGCCTTCAACAACAACATCACAGCTTCTATTGGTGCTCTACGCGCTTACGAACAGTCTGTTGTTTCAGCTCAGTCTGCTCTAGAAGCAACAGAAGCTGGTTTTGATGTGGGTACTCGTACTATCGTTGACGTACTAGATTCGACTCGCCGTCTATACGATGCGAACAAAAACCTTTCAGATGCTCGTTACAACTACATCCTAAGTGTTCTTCAGCTTCGTCAAGCGGTTGGTACACTAAGCGAACAAGACATCGTTGATGTAAACGCAGGTCTAAAAGTAGCAAGCAAGTAA